A genomic stretch from Acidimicrobiales bacterium includes:
- a CDS encoding SDR family NAD(P)-dependent oxidoreductase, with the protein RDDLLAALDGIEPQPPRVRFASTVTGDAALGPDYWYRNLRETGRFHAAVAALAADGHDLFVEVSPHPMLLPPLQDTLDEVGPAKSAVGTLRRDDGGPSRLAIALADAWVHGAPVEWRRLLSPGRRVDLPTYPFQHHRYWPTVAPSAEPSLLVTEWEPLELADAALDVVVRRVDVPDGDDVPARALAAARQAQGWLTDESLGDAQLVIATGDDLASAAVHGLVRSAQREHPGRFVLATVDDDPASWAALPGAAATGEPEVMVRKGQAVARRLVRAAEAPVASPFDPDGTVLVTGGTGTLGRLVARHLVAAQGVRSLVLVSRRGIAGDLVEDLEAKGAQVTVAACDVADRAALGRLLAAHPVRAVVHLAGALDDGVVASLTPEKWDTVWAPKAAGTWNLHELAGDLDAFVVFSSTSGVVGAAGQANYAAASAFADAVVGQRRAGTSIQWGLWDEASGLTGGVDDTARSRLRRTGVAPLATDAALALFDAALGHGPVVAALAVDLRDVAGEPLWSRLVERPTPAPPGPTLVPRLEAMGDGERRRALADVVRSEAAAVLGHPGPDAVEVGRAFKDMGFDSLTAVELRNRLGALTGLRLPTTLVFDHPTIDVLAAALDARLFPPPPSPAAEARTLVARLEAVLASLPPDDPAAAELAGALRRTVARLAPPGRPGIDGELASADAQEVLDFIDREFGEAVS; encoded by the coding sequence GCGGGACGACCTCCTCGCCGCCCTCGACGGCATCGAGCCCCAGCCGCCCCGGGTGCGCTTCGCTTCGACGGTCACCGGCGACGCCGCCCTCGGCCCCGACTACTGGTACCGCAACCTGCGGGAGACCGGCCGCTTCCACGCGGCGGTGGCGGCGCTGGCGGCCGACGGCCACGACCTGTTCGTGGAGGTCAGCCCCCACCCGATGCTGCTCCCGCCGCTGCAGGACACGCTCGACGAGGTCGGCCCGGCCAAGTCCGCCGTCGGCACCCTCCGCCGCGACGACGGCGGCCCGTCACGCCTCGCGATCGCTCTGGCCGACGCCTGGGTGCACGGCGCCCCGGTCGAATGGCGCCGGCTGCTGAGCCCGGGTCGGCGGGTCGACCTCCCCACCTACCCCTTCCAGCACCACCGCTACTGGCCGACCGTGGCCCCCAGCGCCGAGCCGTCGCTGCTGGTCACCGAATGGGAGCCCTTGGAGCTGGCCGATGCCGCCTTGGATGTGGTCGTTCGTCGCGTCGACGTGCCGGACGGCGACGACGTCCCCGCCCGGGCACTGGCCGCTGCCCGCCAGGCGCAGGGGTGGCTGACCGACGAGTCGCTCGGCGACGCCCAGCTGGTGATCGCCACCGGCGACGACCTCGCCTCCGCCGCGGTCCACGGCCTGGTCCGCTCCGCCCAACGGGAGCACCCCGGCCGCTTCGTCCTGGCGACCGTCGACGACGATCCCGCCTCCTGGGCGGCGCTCCCGGGAGCGGCCGCCACCGGCGAGCCCGAGGTGATGGTGCGGAAGGGACAGGCTGTCGCCCGCCGCCTCGTCCGCGCTGCCGAGGCTCCCGTGGCGAGTCCGTTCGACCCCGACGGGACGGTGCTCGTCACCGGGGGGACCGGGACGCTGGGCCGCCTCGTCGCCCGGCACCTGGTGGCCGCGCAGGGCGTCCGGTCCCTGGTGTTGGTGAGCCGCCGGGGCATCGCCGGGGATCTCGTGGAGGACCTGGAGGCAAAGGGAGCCCAGGTGACCGTCGCCGCCTGCGACGTCGCCGACCGGGCGGCGTTGGGCCGCCTGCTGGCGGCGCACCCCGTGCGGGCCGTCGTCCACCTGGCCGGCGCCCTGGACGACGGCGTCGTGGCGTCGCTCACCCCGGAGAAGTGGGACACGGTGTGGGCGCCCAAGGCCGCCGGGACGTGGAACCTGCACGAGCTTGCCGGCGACCTCGACGCCTTCGTCGTGTTCTCCTCGACCTCCGGGGTGGTGGGGGCGGCGGGCCAGGCCAACTACGCGGCCGCCAGCGCCTTCGCCGACGCCGTGGTCGGGCAGCGCCGAGCCGGGACGTCGATCCAGTGGGGCCTGTGGGACGAGGCCAGCGGGCTCACCGGCGGCGTCGACGACACCGCCCGGTCCCGCCTCCGCCGCACCGGTGTCGCCCCCCTCGCGACCGACGCCGCGCTGGCACTGTTCGACGCCGCCCTCGGCCACGGGCCGGTCGTGGCGGCACTGGCGGTCGACCTGCGGGACGTGGCCGGCGAGCCGTTGTGGAGCCGGCTGGTCGAGCGGCCCACGCCGGCGCCCCCGGGGCCGACGCTCGTCCCCCGGCTGGAGGCGATGGGCGACGGGGAGCGCCGCCGGGCGCTGGCCGACGTGGTCCGCAGCGAGGCGGCCGCGGTGCTGGGTCACCCGGGACCCGATGCCGTCGAGGTCGGGCGGGCGTTCAAGGACATGGGCTTCGACTCGCTCACCGCCGTCGAGCTGCGCAACCGCCTCGGTGCCCTCACCGGGCTACGGCTCCCCACCACCCTGGTGTTCGACCACCCCACGATCGACGTGCTGGCCGCCGCCCTCGACGCCCGGCTGTTCCCGCCGCCGCCGTCGCCCGCCGCCGAGGCCCGCACACTGGTCGCCCGGCTGGAGGCCGTGCTGGCGTCGCTGCCGCCCGACGACCCGGCCGCCGCCGAGCTGGCCGGCGCCCTGCGGCGGACGGTGGCCCGGCTCGCCCCGCCCGGCCGACCCGGGATCGACGGCGAGCTCGCCTCCGCCGACGCCCAGGAGGTGCTCGACTTCATCGACCGGGAGTTCGGTGAGGCGGTGAGCTGA